Proteins from one Coffea arabica cultivar ET-39 chromosome 8c, Coffea Arabica ET-39 HiFi, whole genome shotgun sequence genomic window:
- the LOC113706380 gene encoding pentatricopeptide repeat-containing protein At4g20770-like, translated as MRNSAPRMLARTTTATAYVADLLENCINNKAHIAGKILHAHILRIGAFADTFLANRLVELYSKCGQLVSARLVFDRMPQRNIYSCNAMLSCYCKENQLEDAHELFVRMLERNSVSWNTMISALVRNGYERRSLELYQMMRLGGFEPTRFTLASVLSACGGLGERMCGKECHGVAIKLGLDTNVYVGNASLGMYAKCGMVGDAVKAFWDLTEPNEISFTALMGGLVEADRIEEAFDMFKLMHRNGIRIDSVSLSSVLGVCAKGGSGDFGAISDDDCELHIVPGKQIHGLTVKLGFENNLHLSNSLLDMYAKNGDMDSAEMAFANLSEVSVVSWNIMIGGYGQKDKKEKAMQYMEWMQSSGFEPDDVTHINMLVACIKCGDVKTARMIFDRLEHQSLSSWNALLSGYTQNGYHRETVNLFGEMQFQNVQPDRTTLAILLSSCAALGHLETGRQAHARLIKPGFHTDTYVGSGLIGMYLKCGRVAGAKHVFNGVHLLDTVCWNSMIAGLSFNSMDGEAFSIFIEMLRKGTLPTEFSYATVLSCCAKLSSLSQGKPVHGLIVKDGYTDDVFVGSALVDMYSKCGNICEARQFFNLMPFKNTVTWNEMLHGYAQNGCGDEAVCVYRQMIQSGARPDDITFVAVLTACSHSGLVDPGITIFNSMQKKHGVAPLPDHYTCIIDSLGRAGRFNELESIINKMPYKDDPVVWEVLLSSCRVHSNVSLARRAADELFRLDQKNSAPYVLLANMYASLGRWDDANDVRSVMIEQQVLKDPGFSWVEQEKSDVRRLG; from the coding sequence ATGAGAAATTCAGCACCAAGAATGCTAGCCAGAACCACCACCGCCACAGCTTACGTAGCTGACCTTTTGGAAAACTGCATCAATAACAAAGCCCACATTGCTGGGAAGATCCTTCACGCCCACATACTTCGTATTGGGGCCTTCGCAGATACTTTTCTTGCCAACCGCCTTGTTGAATTGTACTCAAAATGTGGTCAATTAGTTAGTGCTCGTTTGGTGTTTGATCGAATGCCTCAGAGAAATATTTACTCTTGCAATGCAATGTTAAGTTGTTATTGTAAAGAGAACCAATTAGAGGATGCCCATGAACTTTTTGTTAGAATGCTCGAGAGGAATAGTGTGTCGTGGAACACGATGATTAGTGCGTTGGTTCGGAATGGTTATGAAAGAAGAAGTTTGGAGTTATATCAAATGATGAGGTTAGGTGGTTTTGAGCCGACCCGTTTCACGTTGGCTAGTGTTTTGAGTGCTTGTGGTGGCTTGGGGGAAAGAATGTGTGGAAAAGAGTGTCATGGAGTTGCTATTAAACTTGGTTTAGACACGAATGTGTATGTGGGGAATGCTTCGTTGGGGATGTATGCAAAGTGTGGGATGGTGGGGGATGCAGTTAAGGCTTTCTGGGACTTGACGGAGCCCAATGAGATCTCGTTCACTGCATTGATGGGAGGGCTAGTTGAGGCTGATCGAATTGAGGAGGCATTTGACATGTTTAAATTGATGCACAGGAATGGGATTAGAATTGATTCTGTTTCATTGTCTAGTGTTCTGGGTGTTTGTGCCAAAGGTGGGAGTGGGGACTTTGGAGCAATTAGTGATGATGATTGCGAACTACATATTGTACCAGGCAAACAAATTCATGGCCTTACTGTAAAACTTGGCTTTGAAAACAATCTTCATCTGAGCAATTCGTTGCTTGACATGTATGCCAAAAATGGAGATATGGACAGTGCTGAAATGGCTTTCGCTAATTTATCCGAGGTTAGTGTTGTTTCTTGGAACATTATGATAGGAGGGTATGgacaaaaagacaaaaaagagaaagcaaTGCAATATATGGAATGGATGCAGAGTAGTGGTTTTGAACCTGATGATGTCACTCACATCAACATGCTTGTAGCTTGTATTAAGTGTGGGGATGTTAAAACTGCACGTATGATATTTGACAGGTTGGAACATCAGAGCTTAAGCTCATGGAATGCTTTACTCTCAGGATATACACAAAATGGCTACCATAGGGAAACAGTGAATCTTTTCGGTGAAATGCAATTTCAAAATGTGCAACCTGATCGAACTACATTGGCAATACTATTGAGTTCCTGTGCTGCATTAGGTCATTTGGAGACTGGAAGGCAAGCCCATGCCCGCTTGATAAAACCTGGATTCCATACTGACACTTATGTTGGTAGTGGACTTATTGGCATGTACTTGAAGTGTGGTAGGGTTGCTGGTGCAAAACATGTTTTTAATGGGGTTCATCTGTTAGACACTGTCTGTTGGAATTCTATGATAGCAGGGTTATCCTTCAATTCAATGGATGGAGAAGCTTTTAGTATTTTTATTGAAATGCTTAGAAAGGGAACATTGCCCACTGAATTCTCTTATGCCACTGTGTTGAGCTGTTGTGCAAAACTATCTTCTTTGTCCCAGGGGAAGCCAGTTCATGGTCTAATAGTGAAGGATGGATATACAGATGATGTTTTTGTGGGCAGTGCACTTGTTGATATGTATTCTAAGTGTGGCAACATTTGTGAGGCCAGACAGTTTTTTAATTTGATGCCTTTCAAAAATACAGTTACTTGGAATGAGATGCTACATGGGTATGCACAGAATGGGTGTGGAGATGAAGCTGTTTGCGTTTATAGACAAATGATTCAATCAGGTGCCAGACCAGATGACATAACATTTGTTGCTGTTTTGACTGCGTGTAGCCATTCTGGATTGGTGGATCCTGGGATTACTATATTCAATTCAATGCAGAAAAAACATGGAGTGGCACCACTTCCAGATCATTACACTTGCATAATTGATTCACTTGGTCGGGCTGGACGGTTTAATGAACTAGAATCAATCATTAATAAGATGCCATACAAAGATGACCCAGTGGTTTGGGAAGTTCTGCTTAGTTCTTGCAGGGTTCATAGTAATGTAAGCTTAGCAAGAAGAGCAGCAGATGAACTTTTCCGCCTAGACCAAAAGAATTCTGCTCCTTATGTACTTTTGGCCAATATGTATGCATCATTAGGAAGGTGGGATGACGCAAATGATGTTAGGAGTGTGATGATCGAACAGCAAGTGCTTAAGGATCCAGGTTTTAGCTGGGTTGAACAGGAAAAGAGTGATGTGCGCAGACTTGGCTAA